A window from Eubalaena glacialis isolate mEubGla1 chromosome 1, mEubGla1.1.hap2.+ XY, whole genome shotgun sequence encodes these proteins:
- the LOC133092072 gene encoding uncharacterized protein LOC133092072 yields the protein MKEEEEEEEKTTVRRRKNTVLPTQTPSDPPLLPAQRTLPYMGGDSEPQLSGSLTNELPKIAKETGEEQKVQHTTEGPTNQRKARGSGEPAVQARSGKADEEGRQQRSSQTSTRNRSTALLNVLPPHTAPRSHTDTLSPPTPSPASPALNGPPQQETPYCGLKSLRPLPPLTLASHNCCHTSCSLVSISGPSLAQEPPLSRFPGPPSHFRGALAVFTPPTCTSGPPLSLFLDALPAPKPTSGPPDPRRAPPDPHTLPRSVKGPPHCGRPEGAPSDPPLPPGPGPSSRGLAPPLGTAPQLPSWAPKSPVRTRWRVSNFHSLPPPPPGGGVGGGSSSPFNYQLSRSTAPGVRLRPHRLPLRPFQHPPGTTFPFESAGRARPRDRPRCLLAAHHIAPPSPIVRLDFPSGLRSPPDPFEGPGRGMWCFAWYPSAGVTPSPRW from the exons AGGAGATTCTGAGCCTCAACTTTCCGGGTCTTTAACAAATGAACTGCCAAAAATAGCTAAAGAGACTGGAGAGGAACAGAAAGTTCAACACACCACGGAAGGGCCTACAAACCAGAGGAAAGCCCGGGGATCGGGTGAGCCGGCAGTCCAGGCAAGATCGGGGAAGGCCGACGAGGAAGGGAGGCAGCAGCGGAGCAGTCAGACGTCCACTCGGAACAGATCCACGGCGCTATTAAACGTCCTCCCGCCCCACACAGCCCCACGTTCCCACACTGACACTCTCTCTCCCCCA ACCCCGTCTCCGGCCTCGCCCGCCCTCAACGGTCCCCCTCAGCAGGAAACCCCTTACTGCGGTCTAAAGTCACTCCGacctctccctcctctgacccTCGCTTCCCACAACTGTTGTCACACGAGCTGCTCCCTAGTTTCCATTTCCGGGCCGTCCCTGGCCCAGGAGCCTCCCCTCTCCCGGTTTCCGGGCCCCCCATCCCATTTCCGGGGAGCCCTTGCCGTCTTCACACCCCCCACCTGCACTTCCGGCCCCCCACTTTCTCTCTTCCTAGACGCCCTCCCAGCTCCAAAGCCCACTTCCGGCCCCCCCGACCCCCGCCGGGCTCCCCCAGACCCACACACCTTACCCCGTTCCGTGAAGGGCCCTCCTCATTGCGGGAGGCCGGAGGGGGCACCCAGCGACCCCCCGCTCCCGCCCGGCCCCGGTCCCTCCAGCCGCG gcctggccccgCCGCTCGGAACTGCGCCCCAATTACCTAGTTGGGCCCCAAAGTCTCCGGTCCGGACTCGGTGGCGCGTCAGTAACTTCCActcgctccccccacccccccccggcGGCGGCGTCGGCGGCGGCTCCTCGAGTCCCTTCAATTATCAGCTGAGCCGCAGCACCGCTCCCGGCGTGCGCCTCCGTCCGCACCGCCTCCCTCTCCGCCCGTTCCAACACCCTCCGGGAACTACTTTTCCCTTCGAATCAGCCGGACGGGCTCGTCCGCGGGACAGGCCCCGCTGCCTACTCGCAGCCCATCACatcgcccctccctcccccatcgtCCGGCTCGACTTCCCCAGCGGCCTGCGATCTCCTCCCGATCCCTTCGAGGGACCAGGAAGGGGAATGTGGTGCTTCGCTTGGTATCCCTCCGCCGGGGTCACCCCCTCCCCTCGGTGGTAG